One genomic window of Angustibacter sp. Root456 includes the following:
- a CDS encoding Glu/Leu/Phe/Val dehydrogenase dimerization domain-containing protein produces MTSTTAPHWATEDGSDAFAGDHEQVVFCHDPASGLRAIIALHSTALGPGLGGTRFYPYASTAEALADALHLSRGMTYKNAVAGLEHGGGKAVIIGDPARDKTPELLRAYGRFVQSLGGRYVTACDVGTYVADMDVVAEESDFVTGRSEANGGAGDSSVLTALGVFQGMRAAAAHRWGSDSLAGRRVGIAGVGKVGHLLVGLLAEDGAEAVVTDVSEQALTRVRDEHPGVRVVGSTDELVGSDLDVYAPCALGGALTPDVVATLKAEIVCGAANNQLAEPQVADQLRERGITYAPDYLVNSGGVIQVADELHGFDFERARERTLKIFDATASVLAEADAEGVSPSVAADRLAERRIAAVAPSERLWLPTRGGRGSGRAGSHRA; encoded by the coding sequence GTGACCAGCACGACCGCGCCCCACTGGGCCACCGAGGACGGCAGCGACGCGTTCGCGGGCGACCACGAGCAGGTGGTCTTCTGCCACGACCCCGCCAGCGGGCTGCGCGCGATCATCGCGCTGCACAGCACCGCCCTCGGCCCCGGCCTCGGCGGCACCCGCTTCTACCCGTACGCCAGCACCGCCGAAGCGCTCGCCGACGCACTGCACCTCTCGCGCGGCATGACGTACAAGAACGCCGTGGCCGGCCTCGAGCACGGCGGCGGCAAGGCGGTGATCATCGGCGACCCCGCGCGTGACAAGACCCCTGAGCTGCTGCGCGCCTACGGCCGCTTCGTCCAGAGCCTCGGCGGCCGTTACGTCACCGCCTGCGACGTCGGCACCTACGTGGCCGACATGGACGTCGTCGCCGAGGAGTCCGACTTCGTCACCGGACGCAGCGAGGCCAACGGCGGGGCCGGTGACTCCTCGGTGCTGACGGCGCTCGGTGTGTTCCAGGGCATGCGCGCGGCCGCCGCGCACCGGTGGGGCAGCGACTCGCTGGCCGGGCGCCGCGTCGGCATCGCGGGCGTCGGCAAGGTCGGGCACCTGCTCGTCGGGCTGCTGGCCGAGGACGGCGCGGAGGCGGTCGTCACCGACGTGTCGGAGCAGGCGCTCACCCGCGTGCGCGACGAGCACCCCGGCGTGCGCGTCGTGGGCTCCACCGACGAGCTCGTGGGCAGCGACCTCGACGTCTACGCGCCGTGCGCGCTCGGCGGCGCCCTGACCCCGGACGTCGTCGCCACCCTCAAGGCCGAGATCGTCTGCGGAGCGGCCAACAACCAGCTCGCCGAGCCGCAGGTGGCCGACCAGCTGCGCGAGCGCGGCATCACCTACGCCCCCGACTACCTGGTGAACTCCGGTGGCGTGATCCAGGTGGCCGACGAGCTGCACGGCTTCGACTTCGAGCGGGCGCGCGAGCGCACGCTGAAGATCTTCGACGCCACGGCGTCCGTGCTCGCTGAGGCCGACGCCGAGGGCGTCTCACCGTCGGTGGCGGCCGACCGGCTGGCCGAGCGCCGCATCGCCGCGGTGGCGCCGTCCGAGCGGCTGTGGCTGCCGACACGCGGCGGCCGAGGCTCCGGGCGGGCGGGCTCGCACCGGGCCTGA
- a CDS encoding DUF3073 domain-containing protein yields MGRGRAKAKQTKVARELKYFSPNTDLTALQRELHGSSSYTEPDDATAPSDDEDDDYQQWASGR; encoded by the coding sequence ATGGGTCGCGGCCGAGCCAAGGCCAAGCAGACCAAGGTCGCCCGGGAGCTGAAGTACTTCAGTCCCAACACGGACCTGACTGCCCTCCAGCGAGAGCTCCACGGGAGCTCGTCGTACACCGAGCCGGACGACGCCACCGCGCCGTCCGACGACGAGGACGACGACTACCAGCAGTGGGCCTCCGGCCGCTGA
- a CDS encoding BldC family transcriptional regulator, with the protein MATKSHDAQSLLTPAEVAALFRVDPKTVTRWAKAGKLTSIRTLGGHRRYPEDEVRQLLAGIPQQRS; encoded by the coding sequence ATGGCAACCAAGAGCCACGACGCCCAGTCGCTGCTGACCCCGGCTGAGGTCGCCGCGCTCTTCCGCGTCGACCCCAAGACGGTCACCCGCTGGGCCAAGGCCGGCAAGCTGACCTCGATCCGCACCCTGGGGGGCCACCGCCGCTACCCCGAGGACGAGGTGCGTCAGCTGCTCGCCGGCATCCCGCAGCAGCGCAGCTGA